TCTGGCCAGTAAGGGCACAAAGCTGGATGAGAACCAAAgatctgcaggcagcaggaattATCACGTCAAACAACCCAGCAGCAAAACATCTGGTTTACGGTGGCCAAGCTTCATTGCAGGGTCAGTAAAGGCAGATAGGCAGCAAAAAACTACTGTAGGGCAGCAAATTAGACAGGTAGTTCAGCAGAAGTGAAAGCTTGTCTTGGAACAGACCAAGGGCTCTGAATTCAGGCTTGTcagtgctccaggagcagccagaagTGCTGAGGCAAAACTCACCATGCTGGCTCCACAATCAGCTTCTGTTCTGCGTTTTGCACCACTGCTTTCCTCTGAGATTTCTGGAAGTGTTGTGTATCTCCTGTTTCTGCTGACATCCCTGTTTAATTCAAAAGCTTTGTGTGCTGTGCTCAAGTCCCTTTAAGTTTGATGGCTTTGTGTTCCTGAGAAAAAGagacagggaagggaaaagggaaatgggaaatgggagatTGACACAAGGAGAATAAAGTAACCCAGGTACAGATCATATAGCATTTGGCAGTTGTACATTAAAAATTCACTAATTATCTCAAAATTAATATTCTAAATCAAATTACATCCTCTGATATAAACCAGCCAGAAGCCAGGAAATTCAAGCTTAAGAATGTCACCCATTTGAAGTAATTTTATTCTAGCTTGGTTTATCAGTATACTTCCCAGGAGTAAACTGTAAATTATATATTTCAGGATCTCTCAAGGAGTCCTGTCAAGACCTGGTGATAAGTTGCTATAACAGCAGCTCAGGGTTTGAGAAATGCACTTTCCTTAGCACTCATGGCAACAGGTGACCGAGTGGTAATGACACCATTAACACATTTCACCTTTTTAAGGTCTCCCACTGGTGTTTCACTTCTACTAATTTATGGAGGAATCATTTCATTTCAGTGTTACAAGTCCCTTGTGTTCTTAGTggtatttttaagaaaataaacagaaggagggaaggagagcaTCCTCTGGGATATGTGATTTTGGAGAAAACTATCAGCAAATTCTCTCTTGTATGAAAAGGAACTTGGCAATTTTATAGAAGATCCAATAAGGCTGAGATCAACTTAATTCAGTTCTCCTTTCAGGAATCAGCAATatctgctttgtaataagcagCTGTTAGGTACTTGCCACATATGATTCTCCAGACAGATATTTTTGCATTTGTTATGCAAATATAggtatgtatttaaaaaaaaacaaaaggcaaTAGTGTCTCAATTAATTATTTGACTGAGTCCTTATGGACTCCCCACTCTAGATACActtgcaaaaggattttttgtAATGGCTGCAGCTATGATCCTATGTCCTTCTCTATGCAGCCTTCTGGATACTGTACTGATTCTCCAGAAAATATTACACAATTAATTGCTCACTTCTTTCCAAAAGCTGTCTTTCCTTCAACTCTCAATTCTTTTTATCATGTAACTACAAAAGAAACCTTCTAGTTAACAACTGTAACTTTATTAACATCCTacaactgagattttttttaccAGAAATATTTGACCTTGACAACTTAATCCCTACAGTGATGCTATGAAAACAAACTATCAActccttattttaaaaaagaaaaagcaaaaaaaaaaaaaaagacaatgcTAAAGTACTGCTAGTGCAGCACAGAGAAGCAGGCAAATGGTACAGTGTATGGGAACATTATGGCACTAGATTCTGTCTTCACAGACATCAGTTGGACGTTTATCACTGAATTCTAAAGAATCAGACCAAAACTCCCACATTATATAGTGAGAAATAGAGGCTTTCAGCTGGGATTTGTGTTGAATAGCCAAACAAATCTGAGTATTTGATACCTTTATTATACTCTAAATGCTTGGTTACCACAAGACAAGACAGAACTGGGTTATCCCAAGAAGAGAAGGAAGTAACTGCTGTCTTCAACTCCCTGCTGGGAGGTTACAGACAAGGTGCAACTAGACCCTTCCAGGAGGTTCAACAAGAGGCAATGGACAAGGATTGCAACCAGGAAAATTTCAGGTAGTACAAAAATTTGAATCAGTCGTGGTAGGCAAAAAACACGTGTTGTCCAAAGAGGCTGTGGAATCTCAATCCTTTAAGATATTCAAGCCTTGGTTGCATgaccctgagcaacctgatctgacCCTGAGTTCACTCTGAGTGGAGGATTTGGACCAAAGTTCTCCACGAGtgtgaagaaaggaaaggagaaggagaatggGAAGGGACTTTATGTCCTCAAGAATACTCATTTGATGCATAGCTTGTTTGAAAACAGTGCAACAGGAGTTCAACAGAAATTGCTAAAAAAAGAGGGCTAAAAATTGTTTTAGTAAAACTAAATGTACGCTGTAATTGTTCACACCAATTGTCTCTGTCTACTGTTTTattgctgcagctggaaagtGGAAGAAGCGTGTCAAGGGAATCAAAACAAAGATTCTAAAGATTCTATATATGGAACAACTATGGTTGGGTCTGAATTTAGATCTTTACTCAGCCCAGCTCTTCAAATGCTTGTGTAGGCCTAGCTGAATCCACAGTGTTACACCAATTTACCCCTGTTGAAGATCTGGATTTACTGCACTGATCATGTACAGTTCTTGGTGGTCATGGTACAGAAGCTGCCTGGGCCCCAAGAGCACATAGGTTATGAGTGCATCAACAACCTGTAGGGACAGACATATGGCACATCCATTAAGTGGGGGGTGTTTGCCCCCACATTGCTCTTCCTGTTACCTCATAGGAAATACAGGATTTCTGTACCTCCATCAACAGACAAGCTACTTCCTTCCTGGCTAAAGCAGGAGCAGATGTGACAGGTGAGCTTCTTGCAAGTGGATCTGGAAAGTTCTAGCCATTTGGTCATTAATTCctaccttttctttttcagattcAGTGTGAGGAAAATACCTGTGTCAAAAATACCTGTAGAGACTATAAAGTAAAACACCCGGTCTCATGGTCTTTAATACAATCACCAAACAGATTGCATAAAGTGTCTTATTCCTGTCATACCAAAAGTCAGCTCCAGAGACAACCAAGTTCCATCTTCATCTGATATACACTCCATGGCTCTGCATCTTCCCTGATATTTTCAATTTTACTAACTAATGCAGTAACAAACAGGACCTTCAGCTACAAACAAGAACATTAATTCTACAGCGCAATGATGGACAGCTTTGAGGCTTTCCTAATGCAAAGAACTGCAGCCAAGTTAAGATCTTTGTTTATTACAATATTTAATTTCCTATGCCTTGGCAAGTCTGCCTCCATCATTTACTGCACCAGTGTGCCACAGAGGCCAATCCCTTAGCATAAGTTTGCTAGCCATGTTTGTGATCCTTCACAATTCTCTGGGCCCAGTAGATATTTGAGGAGTCTTTGCAAGACACAGGAATCATTCCATTAGTGTGGTAAATCTGTTCCCCTGGGATAATCCTGACAAGACAAGTATGAAATAACAGGAACATACTTCTTACTACAATTATTATTTAACCAGAAACAGAAATGTCCTGCCCAGCTGACCTTTGTAGTGTCACCTACAGTCTGACAGTTGAAGTGCCAAGGGTATGGGACCATGATTTTTGTATTTCATCAATACTGCAGTTAAAGATtttattcaaaagaaaaatagtaaATGGCACATCATGTAATTGCTATTTATTTCATAAACATGAGGTATTTCAAAGTGCTATAAGACGCAGCACTAAATGTACATCATTGGAAGAAATTAAACACAGAACTTTGCAGTTACCCAGTTCTATGCACCAAACATTAACAAATACATTAACTGGAAGAAACAGGCTAGGAAAAGGCATATATAGTAAATTTCTTTACAAAAGTTTCTTAGTTCAAAAAAGTGATAAAGTAATATCTACTCAAAACTTTCACAACTCATTTTCATACGAAAATATAAGTATCAAATTTAGTTATGTATCAGCATCATACTAAAGTATACAGGCAATGTAAGAATTAGTACAGTACATAACAGAGATTAACAATATATTTGTATACAAAAACATGCTCCTCAAACATTGAGGCATTACAGTACTTAGGTATGAACTTCCAGTCTAATACTGGCAGCAAAAGCCACCTCTCATAACCCAAGACATGTACAAAAGGCAAGTGTGTAGATGGTATTTACAGAAATTCCCACAGGGGCACAAAATGCCAACCCCTAAAGTAACATCTGTTAGAACATAAGCACCATAAAACTTAGGAATGAACATTTTAAAACTCAACTAGATGTCATCAGCAGCTCCAAATGCTCacaacacttaaaaaaaaaatccccaccatCTACAGTTCttaaggagaaaaaacaaaggCAGTCCATTGTTGTTTGGTAGTCTTGCAATAAACTCCTTGCAAGAAAAATCATTTGCTCCGTACCCGGATAATATAGTCTGTCGATTACTTCAGGGACTGGATTGAAATTAAAACCAACATTCTTAACGTCAAAAAACacaattttttaataaagaatcAAAAATGTGCAAAGTGGCAATGACTGTCCTGATCAGccagaaaaaaacaccaaaacaaaacaaaaaagtttaGCAAGTCCGCTTGTAATCTATTTTCTTTAGTAATTGTTCTTGTCTGGCttgcaatttttccttttctagcaGTAacttctgctcctctgcctgaagAGAATGAACATACTCAGTGGCTTTTTTCAAGATCACAACTTTTGCAGCTTTCTCATTTTGAACCAGTTCTGGAACATGGTCCCTTAAAGTGAGGAAACTTGACCGTAGATCATTACGTCGTTGACGCTCCAGGATATTATGGTTGCGTCGACGTTCACTGTCCTCTGAATCAGAGTTTCGAGGACTTGAACTCTTAAGCTTTGGTTGGATCGTGGGTTTTACTGGACGGGGCACCTCGACTTTTAACTTCTTCTGTGGTGGAGACTCTTCAGTCTCCACGAATGGAGAAGGAGCGGCATAATTATGCTGCTGGTGAATTGGGGCACAACGCTTTAGTATGAGTCCATTCTGCTGTGTCCTGACTGATGAGAAAGTGGTATTCTTAGGACGCACTGTAATAGTGAGGGTGGTAACAGACTTGTTGGTAGAGGAGCGTCTTTTCTCCACTGTAACAAcatctatttcttcttcttcatcctcttcctcctcatcttcatcatctTCTGGTaataaaaggacaaaaaataaaacagacatTATTCTCCCTGAAAATACCTTGATTACTAGTATCAGTATTTATTGACAAAATATATATCCAGTAAAAGCAGTAATGAAAGTGATGGCAAAACCGGGGTGCACCCACCATCTGCATAGATCTGTAAAAGTATGTAATACACATGAAATCAGCAAAGAACAGGGATTTCTGAAAGCTTAGTAAGTTTGATgagatgggtttttttaaacacatctaATTTTCAATCAAAATGGGGCTACCACCCACACAATcacagaggcagaaaagaatTTTTAGACAGAATGTATGTAGTTTGAATGGAATCGTCGAGTTGTGGCACAAAAGGCAAGCACAGAGCCACAACATAGCCCCTGCTTGGTAGAAAAGCAGCCGGAAAATGAAACAATCGCTGGGTTTGTTCTGAGGCAGAAGGTGAAGCTGCTCCAGCCGGGGACCCTTTAAGCCGGCGCTTGGTGCACTGCCAAGAAGACAGCTGTTGGAAGTGCTTCCTCACCCAAAGCTGTCAAACCAGACATTAAAGGGACAGCAGGCTCTGAAACCCGGGACGGATCACCAAGTTTGCAGCGGTGGTCACAGGGACCAGCTCATCTACACACGCCAAACCGCGGTTCAGCCCAAGGGGACTTCTCTGCGTACACACACACAGCATGTTTGAGCATTTTGGGCTCAGTCAGTACAAGCGCTGCTCTAAGGATTCAGGGGTCCAGCTCCAGCCTGCCCGCACGGTGCCTAAGGGAAGGCGCACACGGTCATCCCCCGTAAACCTGCACCcagggcggcggtggcggccGCACAGCcacccccccgagccccccgggGGCAGGAGACTGTCAGGGCGccggaggcagcccagccccacggCCCCTCCGGGCTGGAGCCGCTGCCCGGTGAAGGCTCCGGGCCCGCCGCAGCCGGCACAGGGCGAGGGGCGGGCGGGGGCTGCCCCCGGGCCGtgcccgccgcccccgcgggGCCCGCGCCTGCTGCCGCCTGCCGgccgccccgcgccccgcccGGCTCCGGGCTCAgcgccccgcccgcccccggAGCAGCCGGCGGGGGCCGCACCGCCACCCCCGTCCCCACCTCCGCACATCCTGGGGCCGCAGCGCTTACCCGAGTCGCTGAGCGTGTCGTCCcccgaggagctgctgctgctgctcgccCGGCTGTCCCCggcggggcgcggcgggcggCCGCCCCGCGCAGCCCCTCCGCCCGCCGCCGGCGCCTCCCGCTTGTTGACGGGGAAGGGGAAGACCACGGCCGGGTCCACGCACTCGGGCACGGCGCCGCCCAGCTCGGCGCGGGCGCTGGCGGGGCTGCCCGCGGCccccgggggcggcggcggcggcgcggcgggcgccttgctctgcagcttctcGCTGACCGCCCGCTCCAGCTTCTCGCGCGCCGAGAAGCCGCTCCACATGCAGTCCTGGATGATGATGGAGTTGAGATTGTTCGTCACGCCGGGGCCCGTCTCGAAGAAGTCCCCTCCGTCCATGCCGCCCCACAGGTCGGCCtcgggcggcagcagcagcagctccgatGCCCAGTCCACGGGGTCGGTGGGGCGGCAGCCCCAGAGAGCCGCTCCTCCCCACGGCACCGGGCCTCCTCCCGGAGGGTGCTCCTGCAGCCCGGCCCGGCTGGGAGACAGAGGAGGGGTGGGCAGCAGCTCAAACTTTTTCCAGATGTCCTCGCCCGGGGGAGCGGAGTCCGGCCCGCACAAATAAAAGTCATCTTCGTCCGGGTAGAAACAAGGCTGCAAAGAGTCAAACTCGAGGTCTGGGTTTTTACTGACCATTCCTGGCATTGCGGGTGTCTTTTTGCTGATCCCTGTGTCAAGCAATAGTTTCAAACACAGGTTTTATCGATATTTCCACCAAGGGGAAGAAGAGAGGTTCTCCCACGACctgaaactaaaaaaaaaaaaaaaaaaaaaaaaaagaacaaaacaacaaaatcacAATTAAAAATACGAACAAGCAGACACGAACGTGAGTCCCTTCCTCTTAacggaaggaaaaaaaaattaataatccCATCATAAATAGCAAGCAAGAAGGAGCCTTTAGAAagttgaggggaaaaaaaaaacatctcaCACACCTTTCTCCTCCCGACTCAAGATACTGAAATCAAAGCGCTCAGGTAGTGCTCCCCCGTGCAGAGCCTGCCCCGCCGCTCCGTGGGGACACAGACCCAGGCTGCACAGTCCGGCGGGGATGCACCGCCTGTGAACATAGCCCTCGCCTGCTCTCCCCACACCGCTTCAAACGCTCAAAACAGCACAGTAACTGCAGACAGATGCATGGCTTTGATACCGTAATCTCTCCAGAAAGGCTTCTTAATATGCCAGCAAAAGTAGAGGAAGTTTACTCCTTTTGTCACTGCGGAACAGTGCAAAGGGGAGAGGAgaaagatgcaaaaaaaaaaaaaaaaaaaagggggcgGAGGGGCTCTTTGCAACTTCGCAAATCGCCAGTTCATTCACTCAAAGCGAGCCAGCGAAATCCGCACACAACACaaggggggagggggaggaggggaaatccAGCAGCAACAGAAATTATCAACCTTATGTAATAACCTCACGCacaaaaatgcattaaaacCACCCCGGCGCCACCAACAAAGCCTCCTGATTTGCCAAGAAAGCACGGGAagttttcccccctttttcctaCAACAACGAGGTTGCAAGGACAGCAACTCCGCACATTCGGCCACTTCATGCACGCAgacctcctgcacacacaccagCTCTCACCTCCGAGGAGTGCGCGCTGCTGCCCT
This sequence is a window from Zonotrichia albicollis isolate bZonAlb1 chromosome 3, bZonAlb1.hap1, whole genome shotgun sequence. Protein-coding genes within it:
- the MYCN gene encoding N-myc proto-oncogene protein isoform X1, which encodes MPGMVSKNPDLEFDSLQPCFYPDEDDFYLCGPDSAPPGEDIWKKFELLPTPPLSPSRAGLQEHPPGGGPVPWGGAALWGCRPTDPVDWASELLLLPPEADLWGGMDGGDFFETGPGVTNNLNSIIIQDCMWSGFSAREKLERAVSEKLQSKAPAAPPPPPPGAAGSPASARAELGGAVPECVDPAVVFPFPVNKREAPAAGGGAARGGRPPRPAGDSRASSSSSSSGDDTLSDSEDDEDEEEEDEEEEIDVVTVEKRRSSTNKSVTTLTITVRPKNTTFSSVRTQQNGLILKRCAPIHQQHNYAAPSPFVETEESPPQKKLKVEVPRPVKPTIQPKLKSSSPRNSDSEDSERRRNHNILERQRRNDLRSSFLTLRDHVPELVQNEKAAKVVILKKATEYVHSLQAEEQKLLLEKEKLQARQEQLLKKIDYKRTC
- the MYCN gene encoding N-myc proto-oncogene protein isoform X2, which translates into the protein MPGMVSKNPDLEFDSLQPCFYPDEDDFYLCGPDSAPPGEDIWKKFELLPTPPLSPSRAGLQEHPPGGGPVPWGGAALWGCRPTDPVDWASELLLLPPEADLWGGMDGGDFFETGPGVTNNLNSIIIQDCMWSGFSAREKLERAVSEKLQSKAPAAPPPPPPGAAGSPASARAELGGAVPECVDPAVVFPFPVNKREAPAAGGGAARGGRPPRPAGDSRASSSSSSSGDDTLSDSDDEDEEEEDEEEEIDVVTVEKRRSSTNKSVTTLTITVRPKNTTFSSVRTQQNGLILKRCAPIHQQHNYAAPSPFVETEESPPQKKLKVEVPRPVKPTIQPKLKSSSPRNSDSEDSERRRNHNILERQRRNDLRSSFLTLRDHVPELVQNEKAAKVVILKKATEYVHSLQAEEQKLLLEKEKLQARQEQLLKKIDYKRTC